Within Deltaproteobacteria bacterium, the genomic segment GAATGGTTTCTCGGCGGAAGAATGAAGATTTATCCAGGAAAGTCGGAAGCAGCGCTCAGAGCGGTGGCGAAAAAACTAAAATATTCCGTTAAGGGGCTCGCCGAAGGGGTAATAAAGGTCGCCAATGCCAACATGGCGAGGGCGCTCCGTGTTATTTCGATCGGCAGGGGGTATGACCCGAGAGAGTTCGCTTTGCTTTCGTTCGGCGGGGCGGGCGGGCTTCACGCCTGCGAGCTTGCGAGCGATATGGGAATGAAGACGGTAATATTCCCCGTGGACCCGGGGGTTCTCTCCGCGCTCGGAATGCTTGTGGCGGATTCTTTCAAGGATTACGGGCTTACGCTGTTTTTAGGTGAAAACGGCAGCCGGATAAATGAGCTTGAGGAGAATTTCAGGGTTTTGGAGGCCAGATCCGGAGAAGATTTCCCGGGCTCCGCGGTAAAGTTCGAGCGGTACGTTGATGTGCGGTACAAGAGACAGGCTCACGAGGTTACGGTCCCTTACGGTAAAAATTTTGTAAGGTCGTTTCACCGTACGCATAAAAAGATGTACGGATATATGAAGCCCGAGAGCGAAGTTGAAGTCGTAACCTTACGATTGAGAGCCATAGCACAAAAGAAGAAGCTCAAGCTGCCTCTGCTTAAAAATAAAAAGAAAGAGATCAGGCCCGTTAGGAAGAAAGTTCTTTTCGAAGGAAGAGAAATTAAGGTCGATACTTACAGAAGAGAGGATTTTTACCCGGGCTATAAATTCTCGGGACCCTCACTTGTACTCGAGAGTACTTCCACGCTCTTTATTACCCCGGATTATAATTGTGAAATCGACACGTGGGGTAATATAATAGCCCGAAGCTGATTCAGGTGGGGGGAGGTTGCAGGGGGCGTATATTTTTATGACCTCGGCGTGGAAGCAGAAGCACAGCTAGTGTTTATTGAATTTTGGCTTTAATATGTGACTATAAAAGCTGAAAAAACAAGGAGAGTCCGGAGTAAAGTGAGAAAATCCGATAATTTAATCCTGGGAGGCGGCGTAACCGGCCTTGCCGCGGGTTGGGTATCGGGTCTCCCCGTGTTCGAGGCTGCCGAGGTCCCGGGCGGTATCTGCTCGTCGTATTACCTCCCGCCCGGAAGCAAAAAACCCCTCTTCAGGGCCCCTGAGGACGGAGAGGCGTACAGGTTCGAAATCGGGGGAGGACACTGGATTTTCGGAGGCGACCCGGCTGTTCTCAGCTTTATAGAATCTCTGGTCCCATCTAAATCCTACAAGAGGAAGTCCTCGGTTTTCTTCAGCAAACAGGGCCTCTACGTTCCTTACCCCATACAGAATAATCTCGGCTATCTGGGAAAGGACGTTGCCGCAAAGGCGATTAGTGAAATAATAAACGCCCCTGACGGCACGCCGAAGACAATGGGGGACTGGCTCGAAAAGAGTTTCGGGAAAACCCTGATGGAGCTGTTTTTCGCCCCGTTTCACGAGCTCTATACGGCCGGGTTGTGGACCAGGATTGCCCCTCAGGACGCTTATAAATCCCCGGTCAATCTCTCAATCGCCCTTAAGGGCGCAATCGACAAGGCGCCTCCGGCGGTCGGATACAACGTGACCTACGTTTACCCCAGGGAAGGACTCAACACGCTGGCTCAGAGGATGGCGGATAAATGCGATCTCCGCTACGGCAAGCGGGTTACACGCATTAATATTAAGAAGAAGGAGGTTTTATTTTCAGACGGCTCGGGCGCGAAGTATCAGAATTTGATCTCCACTCTGCCGCTTAATAAGGCAATCGGGATGGCGGGCCTCCGGGTGGATGAGGAGCCGGCTGACTATACCTCGGTCCTGGTTCTGAACATCGGCGCGACCAGGGGCGAAAAATGCCCGGACGATCACTGGCTCTATATTCCCGACAGCGAATCCCGGTTTCACAGGGTGGGTTTTTACAGCAACGTGGACGTGTCCTTCATGCCTGAGTCCTCGCGTAAAGATAAGGACAGGGTGAGCATCTATGTGGAAAAGGCGTATCAAAACGGCAAAAAGCCCAATGAAAAGGAAATAAAGAAATACTCCGGCTCCGTCGTAAAAGAGCTTAAATCATGGGGGTTCATCTCGAAAGCCGAAACCGTCGACCCCACGTGGATTGATGTGGCCTACACATGGTCGATGCCCGGCTCCGGGTGGAAGGAGCAGGCGATAGGCGAGCTTCAGAATCACGGCGTATATCAGATAGGCCGCTACGGGCGCTGGGTCTTTCAGGGGATCGCCGAGTCCCTTAAAGACGGCTTCTTCATCGGCGGTGCGCTGGGGCCTTCTTAAAAGGGTTCTATAAAATATCTTTTGTCGAAAATTGGCGTGTCTATAATAATTCAACGCTGCATTTATCTTCTTGAAATGTACTTCATTGCGCTTTTCAGACTTCCCCCTTCCTTTAAATAAACTAAAGCTTTTCTATATTTTTCCAGGATAAAATTGTTCTTGATCTCGATGTTGCCTTCCTTTAGCTTCTTGCAAACAGCTAGACCGTAGCCTTCGGGAGTTTCGATTTCCAATATTTCGTAATTACTTCTAAATAACACACTCTTCAAAGTATCGAGGATAATCCTCGGTCCCCACCATCCGCATTTGTTCGGAAAGATATCATGAAAAATTATCAGCCCTCCTTTTCTTACCTTGCCATTATAAATGTTATAGTCGTTCAGAGTTCCTTTATAGGTGTGATCTCCGTCTATAAACAGGAGATCGATATTCTTGATTTGAGATAACAATTTGGGGGCCACGTCAGTTGAAAATCCTTTGATGAAATTGACTCTATGCATAAGCCCCGCTTTTTCAACATTTGTCTTCGCCAACTCCAGTGGGTTTTCAATATCAATTGGCAGATTGGGGTTGTTGA encodes:
- a CDS encoding FAD-dependent oxidoreductase; amino-acid sequence: MRKSDNLILGGGVTGLAAGWVSGLPVFEAAEVPGGICSSYYLPPGSKKPLFRAPEDGEAYRFEIGGGHWIFGGDPAVLSFIESLVPSKSYKRKSSVFFSKQGLYVPYPIQNNLGYLGKDVAAKAISEIINAPDGTPKTMGDWLEKSFGKTLMELFFAPFHELYTAGLWTRIAPQDAYKSPVNLSIALKGAIDKAPPAVGYNVTYVYPREGLNTLAQRMADKCDLRYGKRVTRINIKKKEVLFSDGSGAKYQNLISTLPLNKAIGMAGLRVDEEPADYTSVLVLNIGATRGEKCPDDHWLYIPDSESRFHRVGFYSNVDVSFMPESSRKDKDRVSIYVEKAYQNGKKPNEKEIKKYSGSVVKELKSWGFISKAETVDPTWIDVAYTWSMPGSGWKEQAIGELQNHGVYQIGRYGRWVFQGIAESLKDGFFIGGALGPS
- a CDS encoding CmcI family methyltransferase codes for the protein MLDELSNSAFAHPISIYPEVGEVLYALARNVKPKVAVEIGSFIGYSAICIAQAIEDNKQTQGNMYAIDNFLPHINNPNLPIDIENPLELAKTNVEKAGLMHRVNFIKGFSTDVAPKLLSQIKNIDLLFIDGDHTYKGTLNDYNIYNGKVRKGGLIIFHDIFPNKCGWWGPRIILDTLKSVLFRSNYEILEIETPEGYGLAVCKKLKEGNIEIKNNFILEKYRKALVYLKEGGSLKSAMKYISRR